The genomic interval CGCGCGGGGCCGGTCCGGCAGCACCGCATTGCGCAAGGTGGGATGCACCTCGATCCGGCCGTTGTAGTCGATGAAGCCGGCCTTGCGAAACTTGTTCATGAAGAAGCTGACGCGTGACCGGGTCGTCCCGATCATCTCCGCCAGCGTCTCCTGGCTGATCTCGATCGGCACCGGCCGCGACGCCTCGGCCGGGTCCGCAAGCAGCAGCAGCAGCCGCGCCAGGCGCTTCTCGCTGTTGTTGAACAGCTGATCGATTAGATCGTCTTCGACCCGTGAATTGCGCGCCACCAGGTGCCGGGTGAACAGCTCGCACATCGCCGGCTCACGCTGCAGCGTCGCCATCATCGACGCGTTGGTGATGCTGGTGAGGGTACAGTCTTCCAGCGCAATCGCGGTCGCACGGCGGCGATGATCGAGCAGACCGCTTTCGCCGAAGAATTGTCCGGGCTGCAGGATGGCGACCACCGCGCCCTTGCCCTGCTCCGACATCACCGACAGCTTGATGCGGCCTTGCTGGATGTACATCACGCAGTCGGCGGCTTCGTCCTGCGTGAAAATGGTCTGGCCGGCGCGAAATTGCAGAACGGCGCGTCCCGTACCTGCACTGCGAAGAAAGACCTTTGGATCGAACGGCACCTCGCGCGACGTCACGTGATATCCTGCGAACGAAAACGAATGAGTTAGTCGGATCCGGCCGCGCAACGAGTTGCGTACGCCGGGGTTCCGTCCGCGCATCATCCTCAAATCGCAGAAAAAATCTGTGCCGTTTTGACCACCTGCCTATCGCCGCAGCAGTGGCCGTTAGACGAGCTTAATTGCTCTGGTGAGTCTTGCGCTTGGCCTTGGGCTGGGTCGCCTCGGCGCCGCGGACGCCACCCCACGGATCGTTCGGCGCCTGCGCATCCGGAATCTTACGCAGCGATTCCTGGTAGGCCTTCTGCCGCACCGCGTCTTGGGCCTTCTCTTCCGGGGACTTGTGCTCGATCTCCGGCACCAGATTGACGTGCGGGCCCTCACCCTGCGCCAAAGCCGGCCCCGTCAGCAGGGCCAGGACGGCAACGCCGTGCAGAATCTTCATCGCAAACTCCCTTTCGCGCGAGCCGTGCCCGGCCGCAGCGCTACAGATGATCCGACCGGCAGGATTTCGGCGATTGCCAATCTTCCCAGATCGGACCGCATTTGGTGCAACCGTTCAGCACGATCGCCGTCACCACCAGGCCGACCACCAACGCAACTCGTCTGACCATCGTGTCCCCTTTCGGATGCCGCCGAACTTAAGGGATCGACCGTGTCGTTTTCAAGCCGTCCCGAATCGGATGGGATGCTGCGAAACGCCGCGAAACATGCGGATAATCAACGAGTCAGGGAGAGACGCATGGCAGAGCAGCAGGCGGCGGAGTTCGGCCTTCAGGAGGCGCGGCAGATGCTGCAGGAGGCGTTCGCGCCCTGGGTGCTGGAGCTCGGCCTGTCGATCGAAACCCTCGAGCTCGATCCGCCGTCCGGCGGCCCGGCTGACTGGCAGCCCGGCGCAACTTTGCGGATGGCGTTTTCCGAGCGGCTATGTCGCAGCGGCGGCGTGGTCTGCGGCCAGGCCCTGATGGCGCTGGCCGACACCGCGATGGTGTTTGCGGTCTGCGCCGGCAACCGCGGCTTCCGGCCGATGACCACGGTCGATCAGACCACCCATTTCCTGAAAGCCGTCGCCTCGACCGACGTCATCGCCGACGCCCGCCTGGTCAGGCTCGGCCGCACCATGAGCTTTGGACGGGTCACGCTGCTCGGCGCCTCCGACGGCAAGCCGGTGGCGATGGTGTCGAGCGCATTTGCGATGCTGTGAGCGGCCCGGGCGGCGGCTTCACAGGCGCCGCGCCGACAGCCGTCCAGTTGCCGCGTTCAATAGCGGCCGCGGCTCGGTCCGGTCTGGCCGCCGCCGCGATACGCACCGCCGTAGCCGCCGCGGAAACCGCCGCCGAACTGAATCACCGGCCCCGGCGGCGGATCGTAGATCGGCGGCCGCCGCACCACGCCGTCGTCTTCGTCCTCGACATAGACCCGGGTCCGCGAGGCCTTGCCGCTGCGTTTGGGCGGATCGTCGCGCTCGGCCCGGCTCTTGGTCTTCTTCACATCGGTCTTCTTGGGCTCAGCCTTCTGCTGCAGCACCGGAGCGCTCGGCCCGCACGGACAGGTCGGCGCCACGGCGGCAACCACCGGCGTCGCGAGCGCGGCCGGCACCACCACCGCGTTGTCGGGGCGATTGCGCAGCCGCTCGGCGAGCTTGCGCGCGGTCGCGGTGAGGTCGCTGTCGGGATATTCGGTCAGGAACGCCGAATAGGCCGATCCGGTGTTGATGAGCACGGCCCGGCTCCAGGCCTTCATCCGGCGATGGCGGTCGAGCCAGCGCTTGGCCTCCGGTGCAAACGGCGGCTCGGCGTAGAGCCCGACAAACGCTTCATAGGCGTCGGCCGAACCGTCGGACACGATCAACATGTTGGCCTGATCCACCGGCTTGCCCTTCAGGAAGGCGCGCCACTCCTCGACCGTGCGCGGCTTCGGCGCCGCGGTGTCGGTTGGCGCGGCGGCCGATGCGGCGAAGAACTGGAAGTCGTCGACCAGCGACGAGCTCTCCCACGGCGTCTGGCGGCCTTCGGTTGCCTGATGCACTGCGAGCCGCACCCGCTTGAGGGTGTCTTCGATCTTCAGCCCGTTCTCGCGCCCCGCTTTGAGCAGCGCGGTGGTGTAAGGGCTGTTGGCGCCGCCCCCATCCTCGGCTTCGGCGCCGGGCGAGGTCGAGTACGACAATAGCGTGCCGGGCGCGCCGGACTTGGTATCGACCAGCGCCAGCCCCTGCCCTGTCGTCTTATTGATGCTCGGAAACGGATTGTTGCGGCAGGCATCGAGCATGATGATCCGGCTCTTGCTCGGCACGGAGCCGAGCGTGTTGAGCACGTCGTCGAGCCGCACCGCCTGCAGCGGAATGTCGGCCTCGCGTTTCGGATCGACGTCGACCGGGATCAGATAGTTCTCGCCGTCCACCTGGATACCGTGACCGGCATAGAACACCAGCGCAACGGTCTCCGGCCCTTTCGCCGCGACCGTGGCGGCGAAGTCGCCGACCTTGGCGCGAAGCTCGGTCTGGCCGAGATCGGACGCCTCGGTGACCTCGAAGCCGGCCTCGCCGAGCAACGCGGCGATCGCCTTGGCGTCGTTCACCGGATTGGGCAGCGCCGGCACCGCCCGATAGGCCGATTGCCCGATCACCAGCGCGACCCGGCTTTCCGCGGCCGCAACAGCCACTCCGCACAGCAGGCTGGCGGCGGTCGCCGCGGCCTTCAGCATCGCGCGTCGCATGGCGTCTCCTTGCCGACCAATGACCGCTCTTGGTCGCCGCCCGGCGAGAGCGGGTTCAGGCGACGTGGCAATTCGACGCCGAAAGGCGGCGTGCGAGGAAAGCTGCGGTTAACATTGTCGGCAAATTGCCTCGTGGAACCAAGGTGATGTTGGGAGTCGGCGGTTAGTCTCCTGGCCGTCGCGCCGGGGCTTGCTTCGGACGCGCTTTGACAATTCAGGACCGAGAGCTTTGGCCGAGACGTTCCCCACCACGCCGTTCGTGCATCGCCGCGCCGTCGCGCCAACGACCGCCGCTCCCGGCGCGCTGCCCGAGGTCGCCGCGATCGACAAGGCAGCCTGGTGCGATCTGGCGACCCGGGTGATCGAGCCGAACGGTTACTACCTGCCAGAATGGGTGATTGCAGCGAATGGTGACGACGCGGTCCCGCGCGCACTGACCGCGCAGGATTCCGCCGGCCGGCTGATCGGCGTCCTGCCGGTGATCTCGTGCTGGCGCGCGTTCCGTCTGCCGCTGCCGGCGCTGGTGTCCGCCGATCCGTTCCGCTCGCTCGATACGCCGCTGCTTGACCGCGATGCAGCCGATGACGCCGCCGCCAAGATGATGGCGCAGGCGCGCGCTGCCGGCGCCCGCGCCCTGGTGCTACGCGACGTCGCCCGCGAAGGCGAAGCGATGGCGGCGTTCACGCGCGTGCTCGCCACCGAAGGGCTCAGTCCGCGCCTGATCAACGGCTGGACCCGCGCCGGCCTCGACGCCAGCCGCGACGGCGAAGCCCTGCTGCGCCAGGACCTCGATACCAAGAAGCTGAAGAACCTGCGCCGTCTCGAGCGTCGTCTTGGCGAGCACGGCGAGGTGCGCTTTACCGTGGCCAAAACTGCCGACGAGGCAGCGCGGGCGTTCGACATTTTTCTGGCGCTGGAAGACAGCGGTTGGAAAGGCCGCCGCGGCAGCTCGCTGAAGCGGCAGCCGGAGCTTGCGGCCCGGCTGCGCAGCGCCGCGATCGCGCTGGCCTCGCGCGGCCAATGCGAGGTGATCACCCTGTCCGCCGGCACAACGCCGATCGCAGCCGGCATCGTGCTGCGCCACGCCGACCGCGCTTATTTCTTCAAGCTCGGCATCGACGAGAGCTTCGCCCGCTGTTCGCCCGGCGTGCTGCTGACACTGGCGCTGACCCGGCATCTCTGCGCCGATCCGGACATCCGCTTTGCCGACTCCACTGCCAGCGCCCAGCATCCGATGATCGATCCGATCTGGCGCGGCCGGTTCGCGGTCGGCGACCTGGTGTTGCCGCTGCGCAAACGCGATCCTCTGTTCGCGCCGATCGTTGCTACGCTGTCGGCGCGCGACCGGCTGCGGCACTTCGCCAAGCGGCTGTTGAAGCGCTGATTACTCCGCGGCTTCCGCGTTCAGCTCCGCCGACAGCTTACGGATGGCACGGGCGATCAGCGCCGGTTCCTGCGCGCCGGACACCGCGTATTGGTGCATGAACACGTAGGTCGGCACGCCGGAGATTCCCTTGTCGGCGGCTTCCTGCGCCTGCGCCGAGACTTCCTCGACGTCCTGATCGGTGGCGAGCCGGGCGCGGATGTCGGCGGCATCGAGGCCGCATTCGGCCGCCGCCTGCACCAGCACCTCAGGATCGGTGAGATCACCACCGTCGCGGAAGTACAATTCCATCAGCCGCTGCTTCATCGCCGGCCCGTGGCCGACCGCGCTCGCCCAGTGAATCAGGCGATGGCAATCGATCGTGTTCGGCTGCCGCTGCACGCGCTCGGGGTGATATTCCAGTCCCTCTTGCGCGGCGGTCTCGGCGATGCGGCCGGCGATTTCCTTGTAGCGCTCCGGCGATCCGAACTTCTTGGTCAGATACTCGTCGCGGCTGATGCCCTCGCGCGGCACCCAGGGATTGAGGAAGAACGGCCGGTAGATCAGCTCGACCGGCACCTCCGGCGCCAGCGCGATCGCCTGCTCGATCCGCTTCTTGCCGATGTAGCACCAGGGGCAGACCACATCGGACACCACGTCGATCGTTAGCGGCTTCAGCGTGCTCATCGGCGCCTCCTCGTTGTCGTTGCCGGCACAGTCCCACACAGATGGGGCGCAGGCAACGCCGGACAAGGCGGATCAGAGCCGCGCGGCCAGTTCGCGCAATCGCGTCCCCGTGATCGCATCGGCCGGAAAGAATGTCTCGATCGCGATTTCCGACAGGGTGACGTCGATCGGCGTGCCGAACACCATGGTGGTGGAGATGAAGCTCAGCACCTCGTCGCCGAGCTGCAGGCGAAACGGCACCGCGACCGCATCCGCTGCGATCGGTGCGGCGCGCGCCGGCACCGGATAGGTCTTCAGTTCTTCGTACAGCGCGATCAGCTTCGGATCGGCGCTGGTCTCGCACTGCCGATGTAGTCGCTCCAGCAGATGCGCGCACCACTCGCCCAGATTGGCGGTGCGTGCCGCCAAACCTTCGGGATGAAACGACAGCCGCAGCACGTTGAGCGGCGGCGCAAGCAGATGCGGCGCAACGCCGTCGAGCATCGGCGCGACCATGCGGTTGGCCGACACCAGGTTCCAGTGCCTATCGACCGCCAGCGCCGGGTTCGGCTCGTGCGCGGCAAGCACCTGATCGACCGCAGCCCGCACCGAGGCGAGCGCCGGGTCATCCAGCGAGCGCTGCGGGAACGCCGGTGCGAAGCCCGCCGCGACGAGCAGCACGTTGCGCTCACGGAGCGGAACGTCGAGCCGCTCGGCGAGCCGCAGCACCATCTCGCGCGACGGCGAGGCGCGTCCCGTCTCGACGAACGACAGATGCCGCGCGGATATTTCTGCGTCGAGCGCGAGATCAAGCTGACTGAGCCGGCGGCGCTGCCGCCACTGCCGCAAGTAATCGCCGATCCGGACCGGCTGCGCGCCGGCGGCGGCATTGATCGAAGACACGTTGGTGTTCATGCGCGAACGCTAGCACGCACACCGCACAGCATCCATGACCTCCGAGGTAAAGCGTTTCTGACCTGCCAGGTAATCGAATTGCGTCGCGCATCTCGGCATCCTTCGGGGCATCGCTGCAACCGAAGGAGATGTTCCATGATCCAATCCTCTATGACCCATCCGTCCACGCTGCTCCGCCGCGCCCTGCAGGCCGACGCTGTGGTCAGCGGCGCGATGGCGTTGCTGCTGAGCTTGGCGGCCGGCCCACTCTCGCGCCTGCTCGCCCTGCCGCAGCCGCTGCTGCTGGAGACGGGACTGTTCCTGATCGGCTACGCCGCCCTGGTCGGCTGGCTCGGTACCCGCAGCGTGCTGCCACGGGCGCTGGTGCTGATCGTGATCGGCGGGAACGCACTATGGACGCTCGCGAGCGTCGCACTGCTGCTCGGCGGCGCAGTCGCACCGAACGCGCTCGGCATTGCTTTCGTGCTGATGCAGGCGACGGCGGTCGGGATCTTCGCCGAGCTGCAATTCATCGGGTTGAAGCGGAGCGGCGCAGCGGTCGCTGCATAAGCACCGCTTCTCCGTCATTGCGAGGAGCGTAGCGACGAAGCAATCCAGGAACTCAGTGCACGGAGCTGGATTGCTTCGCTTCGCTCGCAATGACGATTGGAGAGGCCGCGACTACAATCAGGCTGCCTTGGACTTGCCGGTGGTCGCCTTGCGAGACGTGGTCTTGGCCGGCTTCGCCGCTTTGGTCTTGCCGGCCTTTGCCGTCACGACCTTCGTCTTCGGTGCCTTGCCGGCGCCCTTCGTCGTCGCCGTCGCTTT from Rhodopseudomonas palustris carries:
- a CDS encoding peptidylprolyl isomerase: MVRRVALVVGLVVTAIVLNGCTKCGPIWEDWQSPKSCRSDHL
- a CDS encoding GNAT family N-acetyltransferase; this encodes MAETFPTTPFVHRRAVAPTTAAPGALPEVAAIDKAAWCDLATRVIEPNGYYLPEWVIAANGDDAVPRALTAQDSAGRLIGVLPVISCWRAFRLPLPALVSADPFRSLDTPLLDRDAADDAAAKMMAQARAAGARALVLRDVAREGEAMAAFTRVLATEGLSPRLINGWTRAGLDASRDGEALLRQDLDTKKLKNLRRLERRLGEHGEVRFTVAKTADEAARAFDIFLALEDSGWKGRRGSSLKRQPELAARLRSAAIALASRGQCEVITLSAGTTPIAAGIVLRHADRAYFFKLGIDESFARCSPGVLLTLALTRHLCADPDIRFADSTASAQHPMIDPIWRGRFAVGDLVLPLRKRDPLFAPIVATLSARDRLRHFAKRLLKR
- a CDS encoding PaaI family thioesterase codes for the protein MAEQQAAEFGLQEARQMLQEAFAPWVLELGLSIETLELDPPSGGPADWQPGATLRMAFSERLCRSGGVVCGQALMALADTAMVFAVCAGNRGFRPMTTVDQTTHFLKAVASTDVIADARLVRLGRTMSFGRVTLLGASDGKPVAMVSSAFAML
- a CDS encoding caspase family protein, with product MRRAMLKAAATAASLLCGVAVAAAESRVALVIGQSAYRAVPALPNPVNDAKAIAALLGEAGFEVTEASDLGQTELRAKVGDFAATVAAKGPETVALVFYAGHGIQVDGENYLIPVDVDPKREADIPLQAVRLDDVLNTLGSVPSKSRIIMLDACRNNPFPSINKTTGQGLALVDTKSGAPGTLLSYSTSPGAEAEDGGGANSPYTTALLKAGRENGLKIEDTLKRVRLAVHQATEGRQTPWESSSLVDDFQFFAASAAAPTDTAAPKPRTVEEWRAFLKGKPVDQANMLIVSDGSADAYEAFVGLYAEPPFAPEAKRWLDRHRRMKAWSRAVLINTGSAYSAFLTEYPDSDLTATARKLAERLRNRPDNAVVVPAALATPVVAAVAPTCPCGPSAPVLQQKAEPKKTDVKKTKSRAERDDPPKRSGKASRTRVYVEDEDDGVVRRPPIYDPPPGPVIQFGGGFRGGYGGAYRGGGQTGPSRGRY
- a CDS encoding Crp/Fnr family transcriptional regulator gives rise to the protein MTSREVPFDPKVFLRSAGTGRAVLQFRAGQTIFTQDEAADCVMYIQQGRIKLSVMSEQGKGAVVAILQPGQFFGESGLLDHRRRATAIALEDCTLTSITNASMMATLQREPAMCELFTRHLVARNSRVEDDLIDQLFNNSEKRLARLLLLLADPAEASRPVPIEISQETLAEMIGTTRSRVSFFMNKFRKAGFIDYNGRIEVHPTLRNAVLPDRPRAVEPARKPE
- a CDS encoding helix-turn-helix domain-containing protein is translated as MNTNVSSINAAAGAQPVRIGDYLRQWRQRRRLSQLDLALDAEISARHLSFVETGRASPSREMVLRLAERLDVPLRERNVLLVAAGFAPAFPQRSLDDPALASVRAAVDQVLAAHEPNPALAVDRHWNLVSANRMVAPMLDGVAPHLLAPPLNVLRLSFHPEGLAARTANLGEWCAHLLERLHRQCETSADPKLIALYEELKTYPVPARAAPIAADAVAVPFRLQLGDEVLSFISTTMVFGTPIDVTLSEIAIETFFPADAITGTRLRELAARL
- a CDS encoding DsbA family oxidoreductase, which encodes MSTLKPLTIDVVSDVVCPWCYIGKKRIEQAIALAPEVPVELIYRPFFLNPWVPREGISRDEYLTKKFGSPERYKEIAGRIAETAAQEGLEYHPERVQRQPNTIDCHRLIHWASAVGHGPAMKQRLMELYFRDGGDLTDPEVLVQAAAECGLDAADIRARLATDQDVEEVSAQAQEAADKGISGVPTYVFMHQYAVSGAQEPALIARAIRKLSAELNAEAAE